A part of Penaeus vannamei isolate JL-2024 chromosome 1, ASM4276789v1, whole genome shotgun sequence genomic DNA contains:
- the LOC113804978 gene encoding uncharacterized protein: MNASVISDLQTAIVNTDPAGVRRLLDHHGHAIKDRPSCDKDGWSPLHVLAKSGDDFMNCECMKENVVDADGSKGRLISSPSCDVRAPLQSEHTLATYNSVIYNTRQNALQTTDNGRAPTHPPWSWAWACDPSLERHHRARMAIVYMLCDAGVDVNGRDASGLTPLHYAARRGDAAVCDVLLQCGADLYAAHDGLALWDEVELMAQAEVKEKRLNQINHNGQPAEAESPAADPREDDYEQEGDPYEHDPNFAASVHDPLDYPSSGSSDALEDDPRRPPLGPAGAVWRVFRFYWPGLWRAVASQDISKVRQLINSWCRVDLTRGGLSLRELAVGTGNEAIISLLLSIHPSMCLVHHALAGDMEAVRELLDSPARKKINIDIRKLSERGAPLLFFLIRGGQHRLIHLLRSHGASLYTHILDDSMVDVPVVFTALEPWMDPEVIKSLLPDATSREARLLERVWNRGKNVLRVAVENGVHKDAIEAILKVGGPALLCERDPEGLTVVDVALQNGRQDLVALMDTFVALWLTRPDLYPKRRDLLALRGFDRLEVVADAHESLAQDVGLFLQEYRRCQGVLQQMFRAVEDGETAKVQQLLYFESDIFHLVDLLWQGRLAGDGMPLLHWAVLHGREQIVNLILRAPMDHPAAHDNHVTPRFCPDDVRDQWRRTPLHYASGLLDDTAIKASLLDLGSSEHSLDMEGREPLDFRDARGSPALGSLLENIKNKIHTPPDLDPWDPDVLRSHLENQRRERFHHHQSQHPHHHHHHHHYHHHQYMGFSNGHRAPYSPSRPAPYAHGHDMGGPGWPYPAHFPTSPGSNFHWPLPRQAGQLPREHRGGQRLCCIM; the protein is encoded by the exons ATGAACGCCTCGGTGATCAGCGATCTGCAGACCGCCATTGTGAACACAGATCCAGCGGGCGTGAGGCGACTCTTGGACCACCATGGCCACGCTATCAAGGACCGCCCGTCCTGCGATAAG GACGGCTGGTCTCCCCTACACGTGCTCGCCAAATCGGGTGACGACTTTATGAACTGCGAGTGTATGAAAGAAAACGTGGTCGACGCAGACGGTTCGAAGGGGAGACTCATCAGTTCGCCGAGCTGCGACGTGAGAGCGCCGTTGCAAAGCGAACATACATTGGCAACCTATAATTCCGTGATATACAATACAAGACAAAATGCTCTGCAAACTACAGATAACGGGAgagcacccacccacccgccttggtcgtgggcgtgggcgtgcgaccCATCCCTCGAGAGGCACCATCGCGCCCGCATGGCCATCGTGTACATGTTATGCGATGCGGGCGTGGATGTGAATGGGCGGGACGCTTCTGGCCTCACGCCTCTCCATTATGCTGCCAGGAGAG gaGACGCGGCTGTGTGCGACGTGCTGCTGCAGTGTGGCGCTGACCTCTATGCCGCCCACGATGGACTCGCTCTCTGGGATGAAGTGGAGTTGATGGCACAGGCGGAGGTCAAGGAGAAGAGGCTGAACCAG atCAACCACAACGGCCAGCCCGCAGAGGCCGAGAGCCCCGCCGCCGACCCCCGCGAGGACGACTACGAGCAGGAGGGCGACCCCTACGAGCACGACCCCAACTTCGCCGCTTCCGTCCACGACCCCCTCGACTACCCCTCGAGCGGTAGTTCCGACGCGCTGGAGGACGACCCGCGACGCCCTCCGCTGGGTCCTGCAGGGGCGGTGTGGAGGGTCTTCCGCTTCTACTGGCCGGGGCTGTGGCGCGCCGTGGCCTCGCAGGACATCAGCAAG GTTCGTCAGCTGATCAACTCGTGGTGCCGCGTTGACCTGACCCGAGGCGGCCTGTCCTTGAGGGAGCTCGCGGTGGGCACGGGAAACGAGGCCATCATATCCCTGCTCCTCAGCATCCACCCCTCTATG TGTCTGGTGCACCACGCCCTCGCTGGGGACATGGAGGCGGTGCGCGAACTGCTAGATTCTCCTGCCAGGAAGAAAATCAACATTGACATCCGGAAGCTGAGCGAGCGCGGCGCccccctgctcttcttcctcatccggGGGGGACAGCAtcgcctcatccacctcctccgctCTCACGGCGCTTCCCTCTACACCCACATTCTGGACGACTCGATG GTAGATGTACCAGTAGTCTTCACAGCCTTAGAACCTTGGATGGACCCCGAGGTCATCAAGAGCCTCCTTCCAGATGCGACCTCAAGGGAAGCCCGCCTTCTGGAGAGGGTCTGGAACCGGGGCAAGAACGTGCTACGCGTAGCGGTGGAAAACGGTGTCCATAAGGATGCTATTGAGGCCATACTCAAAGTCG GCGGCCCCGCCCTTCTCTGCGAGCGTGACCCCGAGGGCTTAACGGTCGTAGACGTGGCACTCCAGAACGGTCGCCAGGATCTCGTGGCTCTCATGGACACCTTCGTGGCCCTGTGGCTCACCCGACCTGACCTGTACCCCAAACGGCGCGATCTCCTTGCTCTCAGAGGTTTCGATCGCCTGGAGGTGGTGGCAGACGCCCACGAGAGTCTGGCTCAGGACGTCGGGCTTTTCTTGCAGGAGTACAGGAGGTGCCAG GGCGTTCTGCAGCAGATGTTCCGGGCAGTGGAAGACGGCGAGACGGCAAAGGTGCAGCAATTACTGTACTTCGAGAGTGACATCTTTCACCTAGTCGACCTCCTTTGGCAAGGGAGACTCGCC GGGGATGGAATGCCTCTCCTTCACTGGGCTGTCCTGCACGGCCGAGAGCAGATCGTGAACCTCATCCTGCGCGCCCCGATGGACCATCCTGCAGCCCACGACAACCACGTCACGCCCAG GTTTTGCCCCGACGATGTGCGAGACCAGTGGAGACGGACGCCCCTGCACTACGCCTCAGGACTCCTCGACGACACCGCTATCAAGGCCTCCCTACTGGACCTTGGCTCCTCGGAACACTCGCTGGACATG GAGGGTCGGGAACCTCTAGATTTCCGGGACGCTCGTGGGAGCCCCGCCCTCGGAAGTCTGCTGGAGAACATCAAGAATAAG ATCCACACGCCCCCTGACCTGGACCCGTGGGACCCGGACGTCCTCAGGTCTCACCTGGAGAACCAGAGGAGAGAGCGCTTCCACCATCACCAGAGCCagcaccctcaccaccaccaccatcaccaccactaccatcaccaccagtaCATGGGCTTCAGCAACGGGCACAGAGCTCCTTACTCGCCATCTCGCCCCGCCCCTTACGCCCACGGGCACGATATGGGCGGTCCTGGGTGGCCATACCCCGCCCACTTCCCGACGTCCCCCGGGAGCAATTTCCACTGGCCACTCCCCCGCCAGGCTGGCCAGCTCCCCCGCGAGCACAGGGGCGGTCAGCGCCTCTGCTGCATCATGTAG